A section of the Clostridium omnivorum genome encodes:
- the vanR gene encoding VanR-ABDEGLN family response regulator transcription factor: MSVNILVVDDEQSIADLIEVYLKNEGFTIYKFYNGEDALRCVESEQLELAILDVMLPDIDGFTICQKIREKYNFPVIMLTAKEEEIDKITGLTLGADDYITKPFRPLELVARVKAQLRRFTKYNSAEPNQEEHLITFSGLVLDMDTHECTLNEKKLSLTPTEFSILWVLCSNRGRVVSSDELFHEVWGDKYFSNSNNTVMVHIRHLREKMHDSAEHPKYIKTVWGVGYKIEK, translated from the coding sequence ATGAGTGTAAATATTTTGGTTGTAGACGATGAGCAGTCAATAGCAGACCTAATTGAAGTTTATTTAAAAAATGAAGGTTTTACTATATATAAATTTTATAACGGTGAAGATGCGCTCCGGTGTGTTGAGTCGGAACAGTTAGAGCTTGCCATACTAGATGTTATGCTGCCTGATATCGATGGCTTTACTATCTGCCAGAAGATTAGGGAAAAGTATAATTTTCCAGTTATCATGCTCACTGCTAAAGAAGAAGAGATTGATAAAATTACCGGATTGACACTAGGTGCAGATGATTATATAACAAAACCCTTTCGACCTTTGGAGCTTGTTGCTCGTGTGAAGGCACAGCTTCGGAGATTTACCAAATATAATTCTGCTGAACCAAATCAGGAAGAACACTTGATTACCTTTTCTGGATTGGTATTGGACATGGATACTCATGAATGTACGCTAAATGAGAAAAAGTTATCCTTAACGCCTACAGAATTTTCAATTCTTTGGGTCCTTTGCTCCAATCGCGGACGGGTGGTGAGTTCGGATGAATTGTTCCATGAAGTATGGGGAGATAAGTATTTTAGCAACAGCAACAATACTGTAATGGTTCATATCCGACATCTAAGAGAAAAAATGCACGACAGCGCAGAACATCCCAAATATATCAAAACTGTATGGGGGGTTGGCTATAAAATTGAAAAGTAA
- a CDS encoding D-alanyl-D-alanine carboxypeptidase family protein, with translation MVRKVKNKKAGLRIFTALLLMVVIAAFVYKSIIIPRNQQIFEKEYNDKNSLNSSLKITPNSSDDRTKTVSPSKIEPDPSVSISFDKLSSPNAILIRLKDDKILKQKNSEEKIYPASLTKMMTAIVAIENLPDLNGEIMLTNSAFKGLYKADASMAGFQPGEHVRAIDLLYGVLLPSGAECCIGLADQIAGSEQNFVKMMNQKAAELGMKNTHFENATGLHDKNHYTTVKDLAILLNYALKNDTFREIFTSPRHSTPPTNKHSGGISFNSTMFQELNNQNIIGGEILGGKTGYTDEAGLCLASLAKVGKQEYILISAGAKGDHHSKQYNITDALAVYNSIAK, from the coding sequence ATGGTACGAAAAGTAAAAAATAAAAAGGCAGGACTACGCATATTTACAGCGCTTTTGTTGATGGTTGTCATTGCTGCTTTCGTTTACAAATCCATCATTATTCCAAGAAACCAACAAATATTTGAGAAAGAATATAACGATAAAAATTCGTTAAATTCTTCTTTAAAGATAACACCCAATTCTTCTGACGATAGAACAAAAACGGTTTCTCCGTCAAAGATAGAACCTGATCCTTCTGTTTCTATATCTTTCGATAAGCTAAGCAGTCCTAATGCGATTCTAATCCGTTTAAAAGATGATAAAATTCTGAAGCAGAAAAATAGTGAAGAAAAAATCTATCCTGCTTCTTTAACTAAAATGATGACAGCCATTGTTGCTATAGAAAATTTACCTGATTTGAATGGAGAAATCATGCTAACTAATTCTGCATTTAAGGGATTGTACAAAGCAGATGCATCAATGGCAGGTTTCCAGCCGGGTGAGCATGTCAGGGCAATTGATCTGCTATACGGAGTACTGCTGCCCAGCGGCGCGGAATGCTGTATTGGACTTGCTGATCAGATTGCGGGGTCAGAGCAGAATTTTGTGAAAATGATGAATCAAAAGGCAGCAGAGCTTGGTATGAAAAATACCCATTTTGAAAATGCCACCGGACTTCACGATAAAAATCACTATACAACTGTGAAAGATCTGGCTATTCTTTTAAACTATGCTTTGAAAAATGATACTTTTCGGGAGATTTTTACTTCACCTCGTCATTCCACACCACCTACTAATAAGCATTCTGGAGGGATAAGCTTTAATAGCACTATGTTTCAAGAACTCAACAATCAAAACATAATTGGTGGGGAAATTTTAGGAGGGAAAACTGGATATACCGACGAAGCAGGTCTATGTCTCGCAAGTCTTGCCAAAGTGGGTAAACAAGAATATATTCTGATTTCAGCTGGTGCAAAGGGAGATCACCATTCAAAGCAGTACAATATTACCGATGCATTAGCCGTATACAACAGTATAGCAAAATAA
- a CDS encoding radical SAM protein, with protein MSGFSYKDIYIEDGKKVLEVNILPEKYCNFDCIFCPIGRSQNKVDTQKSFDEMDNPLEELEGMIKNTKAEIIFINSKGEAFVNDKIGDIIDFIKAKGLPVRLLSNGYLLGRDENIKIANKCDEVVGEIKAITEEDFQKIQRPIEGYTLAEYISNMVSFNKQYKGKFIFEITIIKGYNDDEESIQKIKNFIKEISPDKIIIERMEDERFIKKLGITDERFEEISKKLLNI; from the coding sequence ATGAGTGGTTTTAGTTATAAAGATATTTATATTGAAGATGGAAAAAAGGTACTTGAAGTGAACATACTTCCTGAAAAGTATTGTAACTTTGACTGTATATTTTGCCCTATCGGAAGATCACAAAATAAGGTAGATACGCAAAAGTCATTTGATGAAATGGATAATCCATTAGAAGAATTAGAGGGCATGATTAAAAATACTAAAGCAGAAATAATCTTTATAAATTCAAAAGGAGAAGCCTTTGTAAATGATAAAATTGGCGATATTATTGATTTTATCAAAGCCAAAGGTTTACCTGTAAGACTGCTTTCTAATGGGTATTTACTAGGTAGAGATGAGAATATAAAGATTGCTAATAAATGTGACGAGGTAGTTGGAGAGATAAAAGCAATAACAGAAGAAGATTTTCAAAAAATCCAAAGGCCTATTGAAGGGTATACCTTAGCAGAATATATTTCAAACATGGTTTCTTTTAATAAACAATACAAAGGAAAGTTTATATTTGAAATCACTATAATTAAGGGCTATAACGATGATGAAGAATCGATTCAGAAGATAAAAAATTTTATTAAGGAAATATCTCCTGACAAGATAATTATTGAAAGAATGGAAGATGAAAGATTTATCAAAAAACTTGGTATAACTGATGAAAGATTTGAGGAAATTTCAAAGAAATTACTAAATATTTAA
- a CDS encoding B3/B4 domain-containing protein, with protein sequence MKKFVIEDDFWSLFPSARIGVIICNGIDNSIKDEEKYKETLLEAEKEALKHLQNEEFSSNGVIKVWREAFQKFKTKKGARASIEALLKRVNNGNHLGTINPLVDIYNSISLRYALPCGGEDIDRFAGDIRLTKAVGSENFVTLGTDKSEPPYEGEIIYKDDEGAICRCWNWRESVRTMLTENTKNAFLCIELVDEKRADEFEKALKDLAKQVQDDLGGTCKMSILDINNKEVSIG encoded by the coding sequence GTGAAAAAGTTTGTTATTGAAGATGATTTTTGGAGCCTATTTCCTAGTGCTAGGATAGGGGTTATTATTTGTAATGGTATAGATAATTCTATAAAGGATGAAGAAAAATATAAAGAAACTCTTTTAGAGGCAGAAAAGGAAGCCCTAAAGCATTTGCAGAATGAAGAATTCAGCAGCAACGGAGTAATAAAAGTATGGCGAGAGGCCTTTCAAAAGTTTAAAACAAAGAAAGGTGCAAGGGCATCTATTGAGGCATTATTAAAGAGAGTTAATAATGGAAATCATTTAGGGACTATTAATCCACTAGTTGATATTTACAATTCTATTTCATTAAGATATGCATTACCCTGTGGTGGTGAGGATATTGATAGATTTGCTGGTGATATAAGACTAACTAAGGCAGTTGGAAGTGAAAATTTTGTTACCTTAGGAACGGACAAAAGTGAACCACCCTATGAAGGTGAGATTATATATAAAGATGATGAGGGAGCTATTTGCAGGTGCTGGAATTGGCGTGAATCAGTAAGAACCATGCTCACTGAAAATACAAAAAATGCTTTTTTGTGCATTGAATTAGTTGATGAAAAAAGAGCAGATGAGTTTGAGAAGGCCTTAAAAGATTTAGCAAAACAAGTACAGGATGATTTAGGTGGAACATGTAAAATGTCAATCCTTGATATTAATAATAAGGAAGTATCAATAGGGTAA
- a CDS encoding Cof-type HAD-IIB family hydrolase, with protein sequence MYKLLTVDMDGTLLNSNKCISRANKEAINKAIEKGVNVVITSGRGLKGLDSFLEEVNLRGENQYLIANNGGTIYRTNNFECIAYKGLRGRDLAKAHSLSKKLGINMIAYTHEGAIAAEESEFTRFEAEYVGTPVKIVNINSDVKADDEITKILFSQTEELLAQKMLELPKEFYSEYNAVKTMPTVLEIMNKDCNKGYGVKVLADKLGIKREEIICIGDQANDIEMLTYAGLGIAMGNAIEELKNIAQYITLDNDNDGVAKAIEKFIL encoded by the coding sequence ATGTACAAGCTATTAACAGTTGATATGGATGGAACATTACTAAATAGTAACAAATGTATTTCGAGAGCTAACAAAGAAGCAATTAATAAAGCTATAGAAAAAGGTGTTAATGTAGTTATAACCTCTGGAAGAGGACTTAAGGGTTTAGATAGTTTTTTAGAGGAAGTTAATTTAAGAGGAGAGAATCAATACCTTATTGCCAATAATGGTGGAACTATATATAGAACCAATAATTTTGAATGTATTGCCTATAAAGGGTTAAGGGGTAGGGATTTAGCAAAGGCACACAGTTTAAGTAAGAAATTAGGAATTAATATGATTGCATATACCCATGAAGGTGCTATTGCTGCAGAAGAAAGTGAATTTACAAGGTTTGAAGCAGAATATGTTGGAACACCTGTTAAAATTGTTAATATTAACTCAGATGTTAAAGCTGATGATGAGATTACAAAGATATTATTTTCTCAGACTGAAGAATTACTGGCCCAAAAAATGCTTGAGCTACCTAAGGAATTTTATAGTGAATATAATGCGGTAAAAACTATGCCAACTGTTCTGGAAATTATGAATAAAGATTGTAATAAAGGCTATGGTGTTAAAGTTTTAGCGGACAAGCTAGGCATTAAAAGAGAAGAGATAATATGTATAGGGGACCAAGCAAACGATATAGAAATGTTAACTTATGCGGGTCTTGGAATTGCAATGGGAAATGCCATTGAGGAACTTAAAAATATAGCTCAATATATAACTTTAGATAATGATAATGATGGAGTAGCAAAGGCTATTGAAAAATTCATATTGTAG
- a CDS encoding VanZ family protein has translation MNKRERIESVFLYGVFICYILFLIKLLLLSRVSPMAMFNSQRTVNRSINLIPFYSIKEYIFSNSATIKRFAFSNVVGNIAIFIPLGTYLSLLKKNKRVINNLLFIFIVSLSIEIIQGLLGIGAADIDDIILNCLGGLIGILGYKFLLFILRNEKKVHGAITIISAIGLPVLLYLLFVARLRL, from the coding sequence ATGAATAAACGAGAGAGAATTGAATCAGTCTTTTTATATGGAGTTTTTATTTGTTATATACTTTTTTTAATTAAACTGTTGTTATTATCAAGAGTTTCGCCTATGGCTATGTTTAATAGTCAAAGGACTGTAAATAGGTCAATTAATCTCATTCCTTTTTATAGTATAAAGGAATATATATTTAGCAACTCTGCCACTATAAAAAGATTCGCATTTAGTAATGTGGTTGGCAATATAGCTATCTTTATTCCTCTTGGCACATATTTGTCATTATTGAAAAAAAATAAAAGAGTAATAAACAATCTGCTGTTTATATTTATAGTGAGCTTATCTATAGAAATCATTCAAGGACTTTTAGGCATTGGAGCAGCAGACATTGATGACATAATTTTAAATTGTTTGGGTGGATTAATAGGTATTTTAGGGTATAAGTTTTTATTGTTTATATTACGGAATGAGAAAAAAGTACATGGTGCAATCACAATAATATCTGCAATAGGATTACCTGTTTTATTATATTTATTATTTGTGGCGAGATTGAGATTATGA
- a CDS encoding FadR/GntR family transcriptional regulator: MEEKELHQKSYTRVIEYIKEQIRSGNLALGSKLPAERDLSAILGISRSSVREAIRTLDNMGVITSKHGSGNYLAGKFKDNLVETMSMMFLLDQIDYKQINQLRRSLELQALLLAIDNISEREADDFSASLVDLEHVTEENNILLDKKLHLTIAKASKNALIIDMLQALSDVIEQFTSDFGREKLTSSKSKFILWKAHNNMLGSLVTRDKELAYKAINMYFDMLDLQETSLKL; the protein is encoded by the coding sequence TTGGAAGAAAAAGAACTACATCAAAAATCATATACCAGGGTAATTGAATATATCAAGGAACAAATCCGAAGCGGCAACCTTGCATTGGGATCAAAGCTGCCTGCTGAGCGGGACTTATCAGCCATACTTGGCATCAGCCGTAGTTCGGTCAGGGAGGCTATCAGGACCCTGGATAATATGGGTGTTATCACCAGTAAGCATGGGTCAGGAAATTATCTGGCAGGTAAGTTTAAGGATAACCTGGTGGAAACCATGTCCATGATGTTCCTGCTGGATCAGATTGACTATAAGCAGATCAATCAGCTTCGTCGCTCCCTGGAGCTTCAGGCTCTGCTGCTTGCCATTGACAATATCTCGGAGCGGGAGGCAGACGACTTCTCGGCAAGTTTGGTGGATTTGGAGCATGTGACGGAAGAAAACAATATCCTTCTAGATAAAAAGCTGCATCTTACCATTGCAAAGGCTTCTAAGAATGCGTTGATTATTGATATGCTTCAGGCTCTGTCTGATGTGATTGAACAGTTTACCAGTGATTTTGGAAGAGAGAAATTAACCTCTTCCAAAAGTAAATTTATTCTTTGGAAAGCACATAACAACATGTTGGGAAGCCTTGTGACTAGAGATAAAGAATTGGCCTATAAAGCGATAAATATGTACTTTGACATGCTGGATTTACAGGAAACGAGCTTGAAGCTTTAA
- the vanX gene encoding D-Ala-D-Ala dipeptidase VanX, whose translation MKNDFVFVDEFVPGIRWDAKYATWDNFTGKPVDGYVVNRIVGTTALCTALKKVREKATSAGFGLLLWDGYRPQSAVDCFLRWSKQPEDGQTKLKHYPNIDKTEMIEKGYVASKSGHSRGSAIDLTLYHLATGKLVPMGGDFDLMDSVSHHGAKRITQVEARNRQYLCSIMEASGFVSYDCEWWHYTLKHEPYPNTYFDFPIA comes from the coding sequence ATGAAAAATGATTTTGTGTTTGTAGATGAGTTTGTACCCGGAATACGTTGGGATGCTAAATATGCTACATGGGATAATTTTACCGGCAAGCCTGTGGACGGATATGTAGTCAATCGAATTGTGGGTACCACAGCATTGTGTACAGCTCTTAAAAAAGTGCGAGAAAAAGCCACATCCGCTGGCTTTGGCTTGTTACTTTGGGATGGTTATCGCCCTCAAAGCGCCGTAGATTGTTTTCTCCGCTGGTCAAAACAGCCGGAAGATGGCCAGACGAAGCTAAAACACTATCCCAATATTGACAAAACTGAGATGATTGAAAAAGGATATGTGGCCTCTAAGTCTGGCCACAGTCGAGGAAGTGCAATTGATTTAACACTTTATCATTTAGCTACTGGTAAACTTGTCCCAATGGGAGGCGACTTTGATTTGATGGATTCAGTGTCACATCATGGAGCAAAAAGAATAACGCAAGTGGAAGCGAGAAACCGTCAATACCTTTGCTCTATCATGGAGGCCAGCGGTTTTGTTTCATATGATTGTGAGTGGTGGCATTACACACTGAAACACGAACCTTATCCAAACACTTATTTTGATTTCCCCATCGCATAG
- the vanA gene encoding D-alanine--(R)-lactate ligase codes for MDRLKIAIIFGGCSEEHPISVKSAHEVAKNLDMEKYEPFYIGITKNGDWKLCNFPDSNWENGSCRPVMLSPDRSVHGLLVMEQGQYKPIRLDMVFPVLHGKLGEDGAMQGLLELSGIPYVGCDVQSSALCMDKSLANMVARNAGIATPNFWTVTGSENIDANQFTYPVFVKPARSGSSFGVSKVCGKEELLSAVETAKQFDWKVLIEEAIVGSEVGCAILGNGMDLIVGEVDQISLSHGFFRIHQEDKPESGSENSAVIVPADISAEARLRVQETAKAVYRALGCSGLSRVDMFLTEDGKVILNEVNTLPGMTSYSRYPRMMAAAGLPLTEVIDRIVKLTLKGGRL; via the coding sequence ATGGATAGATTGAAAATAGCAATTATATTTGGGGGCTGTTCCGAAGAACATCCTATCTCAGTTAAATCTGCGCACGAGGTGGCAAAAAACCTTGATATGGAAAAGTATGAACCGTTCTATATTGGAATTACGAAAAATGGTGATTGGAAGCTTTGTAACTTCCCTGACTCAAATTGGGAAAACGGCAGCTGCCGTCCGGTTATGCTGTCACCAGACAGAAGCGTACACGGATTGCTTGTCATGGAGCAAGGACAATACAAACCCATTAGGTTGGATATGGTGTTTCCTGTTTTGCATGGCAAGCTTGGCGAGGATGGTGCGATGCAAGGCTTGTTAGAGCTTTCCGGCATACCATACGTAGGCTGCGATGTCCAAAGTTCTGCTCTGTGTATGGACAAATCCCTTGCTAATATGGTGGCTAGAAACGCTGGAATTGCTACGCCAAATTTCTGGACTGTCACGGGAAGCGAGAATATTGATGCCAATCAATTTACCTATCCCGTTTTTGTAAAGCCTGCTCGTTCAGGTTCATCTTTCGGAGTCAGTAAGGTATGTGGAAAAGAGGAATTACTCAGTGCGGTGGAGACTGCAAAACAGTTTGACTGGAAGGTGCTTATAGAAGAGGCTATCGTTGGCAGCGAGGTAGGATGTGCCATATTAGGGAACGGCATGGATTTAATTGTAGGCGAGGTAGATCAAATTTCTCTATCTCATGGTTTTTTCAGAATCCATCAAGAGGATAAGCCTGAAAGCGGTTCTGAAAACTCAGCTGTAATTGTTCCTGCTGACATTTCGGCAGAGGCGCGCTTGCGAGTTCAGGAGACAGCAAAAGCCGTATATCGCGCATTGGGATGCAGTGGACTTTCGCGGGTAGATATGTTCCTTACTGAGGATGGAAAAGTAATACTTAACGAGGTTAATACTCTGCCTGGTATGACCTCGTACAGCCGTTATCCTAGAATGATGGCAGCCGCTGGGTTGCCTCTTACGGAAGTGATAGACCGTATTGTAAAATTGACATTGAAAGGAGGAAGACTATGA
- a CDS encoding D-isomer specific 2-hydroxyacid dehydrogenase family protein yields the protein MSKIGVTIYGCSKDEAVLFREMGPRFGVEPTITDAALSEVNIELALGNSRISVDHKTQITNSILLELSKVGVKYISTRSIGCNHINVKYAERVGISVENVTYSPDSVADYTLMLMLMAVRNVKSIISRADIQDFTLNAVRGKELRDMTIGVIGTGRIGTAVINRLRGFGCNILAYDHSPQTFADYVDLDELLQKSDIVTLHIPLNADTKHILNGKRMEQMKYGAFVINTGRGSLLDTEALIQALESGKLGGAALDVLEGEEGVFYFDYRKKTIESKLLLRLQKLPNVLITPHTAYYTEHALSDTALNTIINCLKFERRK from the coding sequence ATGTCAAAGATAGGAGTTACAATTTATGGATGCAGTAAGGATGAGGCCGTTTTGTTCCGAGAGATGGGGCCTCGCTTTGGTGTTGAGCCAACTATCACAGATGCTGCGCTATCTGAAGTTAATATTGAACTAGCACTTGGAAATTCACGCATTAGTGTGGATCATAAAACGCAAATAACAAATTCAATTCTTCTTGAGCTCAGTAAGGTTGGTGTAAAGTATATCTCTACAAGAAGTATTGGATGTAACCATATTAATGTAAAATACGCTGAGAGAGTTGGCATTTCCGTTGAAAATGTTACTTATTCTCCTGATAGCGTGGCTGATTACACTTTAATGCTGATGCTGATGGCAGTGCGAAATGTAAAATCCATTATTAGCCGTGCAGATATTCAGGATTTCACATTGAATGCTGTACGAGGGAAAGAATTACGCGATATGACCATTGGGGTAATCGGAACAGGACGTATTGGCACAGCAGTTATAAATAGGCTGAGGGGCTTTGGTTGCAATATATTAGCCTATGACCATAGTCCACAAACCTTTGCAGATTACGTTGATCTTGATGAATTGTTACAGAAGAGCGATATCGTAACGCTCCATATACCACTTAATGCGGATACAAAGCATATTCTTAATGGTAAGCGTATGGAGCAGATGAAGTACGGCGCGTTTGTTATAAATACTGGGCGTGGTTCGCTTCTTGATACCGAGGCTCTTATTCAAGCTTTAGAAAGCGGTAAACTAGGCGGTGCGGCGCTTGATGTCCTGGAAGGAGAGGAAGGGGTATTCTACTTTGATTACAGAAAAAAAACCATTGAAAGCAAACTGCTGCTCAGATTACAAAAATTACCGAATGTACTTATTACCCCGCACACCGCCTATTATACAGAACACGCCTTGAGCGATACTGCTCTAAATACTATTATAAATTGCCTAAAATTTGAAAGGAGAAAGTAA
- a CDS encoding DeoR/GlpR family DNA-binding transcription regulator, translating to MFTEERLEQILSMLNENGRVKVTELSERFNVSQGMIRKDLQRLEAEGVLQRTYGGAILNRKISKSSSITARMKVNLSSKELIAEKAFAIIEDEDVVFLEPSSINFLLAKLIANSTKKITLITNMSIIPPLFNDNETVKLICIGGVYDNKSGGVMGSEAIKSIAKYTFNKGFLGSSGVNLITNSVGTATLEDGNLKEIIVSNSKEVYLLVEKEKFNIDSTYRFATLDEFHGIITDSDITDDIREKLKKLNVNLI from the coding sequence ATGTTTACTGAAGAAAGATTAGAACAAATCCTAAGTATGCTTAATGAAAATGGCAGAGTAAAAGTTACTGAACTAAGTGAACGATTTAATGTTTCACAAGGTATGATAAGAAAAGATTTGCAGAGGCTAGAAGCAGAGGGGGTTCTTCAAAGGACCTATGGTGGGGCTATCTTAAATAGAAAAATCTCTAAAAGCAGTTCTATAACAGCTAGAATGAAAGTTAATTTAAGCAGCAAGGAGTTAATAGCTGAAAAGGCCTTTGCCATAATAGAAGATGAAGATGTAGTTTTTTTAGAGCCCTCAAGTATTAATTTTCTGTTAGCTAAACTAATTGCAAATAGTACTAAGAAGATTACTTTGATAACTAATATGTCCATAATACCGCCTCTCTTTAATGATAACGAAACCGTTAAGCTTATATGCATTGGTGGTGTATATGATAATAAATCTGGTGGAGTTATGGGCTCAGAAGCAATTAAGAGTATAGCTAAATATACTTTTAATAAAGGTTTTTTAGGAAGCTCAGGCGTGAATTTAATTACTAATAGCGTAGGCACCGCCACCTTAGAAGATGGAAATCTAAAGGAGATTATTGTTTCAAATAGCAAGGAAGTATACCTGCTAGTTGAAAAGGAAAAATTTAATATAGATAGCACTTATAGATTTGCTACTTTAGATGAATTCCATGGTATAATTACCGATTCAGATATTACAGATGATATTAGGGAAAAGCTAAAAAAGTTAAATGTGAATTTAATATGA
- the vanS gene encoding vancomycin resistance histidine kinase VanS — MAIKLKSKIDKRRNDYTKIKGKLFSQMLLITVAATVTVYVLREILRGQIGNRIVRFLVSAFNFDNSDALTIYQLVIRNNMGIIIFVVILIFLAILFRFSASWFTKYFDEISAGMDKLTEESNNEITLSPELDFMENKLNQIKNNLEKQKKAALDAEQRKNDLVVYLAHDIKTPLTSVIGYLSLLDEAPDMPLKQKEKYVSVTLEKAYRLEQLINEFFEITRFNLQTIVLNKEKINLLFMLQQMADEFYPMLTPQEKQISVNVPDDLTLWGDADKLARVFNNILKNAIAYSYENSVIDISAQQQDENIIIIFTNQGNPIPKAKLESIFEKFYRLDSARSSNTGGAGLGLAIAQEIVTAHDGTISVASNTENTTFTVKLPL, encoded by the coding sequence TTGGCTATAAAATTGAAAAGTAAGATAGATAAAAGAAGGAATGACTATACAAAAATAAAAGGAAAATTATTTTCGCAAATGCTTCTGATTACTGTTGCCGCCACTGTGACTGTTTATGTATTGCGGGAAATCCTGCGTGGACAGATCGGAAATCGCATCGTTCGGTTTTTAGTCAGCGCTTTTAATTTTGACAATTCGGATGCACTGACAATATATCAGTTAGTGATTCGCAACAATATGGGCATAATCATTTTTGTTGTAATCCTAATATTTCTGGCTATCCTTTTTCGATTTTCTGCTTCATGGTTCACAAAGTATTTTGATGAAATAAGCGCTGGAATGGATAAACTTACTGAGGAATCCAATAATGAAATTACTTTATCACCAGAATTGGATTTTATGGAAAATAAGCTTAATCAGATAAAAAACAACTTGGAAAAACAAAAAAAAGCTGCACTTGATGCCGAGCAGCGCAAAAATGATTTGGTGGTTTACTTGGCTCATGATATAAAGACACCTCTCACCTCTGTTATAGGATACTTAAGTCTTCTGGATGAGGCTCCTGATATGCCACTTAAGCAGAAGGAAAAATATGTAAGTGTTACTTTGGAAAAAGCTTATCGATTAGAGCAGCTTATAAATGAGTTTTTTGAGATCACAAGATTTAATCTTCAAACCATTGTTTTGAATAAAGAAAAAATCAATTTACTGTTCATGCTCCAGCAGATGGCAGATGAATTCTATCCAATGCTGACTCCACAGGAAAAGCAGATATCTGTTAATGTGCCTGACGACCTCACTCTGTGGGGAGATGCAGATAAACTGGCTCGTGTGTTCAATAACATTCTGAAAAATGCCATAGCCTATAGCTATGAAAATAGTGTCATTGACATTTCTGCACAGCAGCAAGACGAAAATATAATTATAATTTTTACTAATCAGGGAAATCCAATCCCAAAGGCAAAGCTTGAATCTATTTTTGAAAAGTTTTATCGATTAGATTCTGCACGTTCCTCAAACACTGGTGGAGCAGGGTTAGGTTTGGCAATTGCTCAAGAAATTGTCACGGCTCACGATGGAACAATCTCTGTGGCAAGTAATACAGAAAATACTACATTTACAGTAAAGCTTCCCTTATAA